The following coding sequences lie in one Acidimicrobiia bacterium genomic window:
- a CDS encoding AURKAIP1/COX24 domain-containing protein, with protein MGSLIKKRRKRMRKKKHRKMLKRTRAQRQRGK; from the coding sequence ATGGGATCACTTATTAAAAAGCGCCGCAAGCGCATGCGTAAGAAGAAACACCGCAAGATGCTTAAGCGCACCCGCGCTCAGCGCCAACGCGGTAAATAA